The window ACGCTCAGGTCGGTCACGTCGACCAGGCTCATGTCAGCACCACCCGTCGGTCGGCCACCGCGTACAGCACGTCGGCGACGGCGCCTGCGAGGACCACGAAGAAACCGGTCACCAGGACCATGCCGACGACCACCGGCAGGTCGACGACCTTCACCGCCCCCACCAGCGCCTGGCCGATGCCGGGCAGCCCGAAGAGCGTCTCGGTGAGCACGGCACCGCCGAAGAGCACCCCGAGGTTGTTGGCGTTCACGGCGATGAGCGGTGCCACCGCGCCGCGCAGCGCGTGCCGCCCGATGATGGACCGCTCCCCGATGCCGTACGCGCGGAAGGTCCGCACATGGTCCTCGGCGAGGGTCTCCAGCATCGCGGCCCGGGTCAGCCGGGCGTAGGTGGCCGACTCGATCAGCGCGAGCGACAGCCAGGGCAGCAGCAGGTTCCAGGCCCACTGCTCGGGGTCGTCGGTGAAGGCGACGTACTGCGGGAACGGCAGCAGTTGAAGCTGTCCGCAGACGACGATCATCAGGATCAGTCCGATGACGAAGACGGGCGTGGCCGTGCCGACCAGCGTCAGGCCGGTCAGCAGCCGTTCGGTGAGCCGGCCCCGCCGCCACACCGACAGCACGCCCGTGCCGATGCCGATGATCAGCCACAGCACCATGGCGCCGAGCGCGAGCGAGCCGGTGACCGGCAGCTTCGCCAGGATCAGGTCGGTGACCGGCTGGTCGCTCTGGTACGACAGGCCGAGGCAGGGCGCCGGGCAGTGCTGCACGGACGTACCGGTGGAGAAGTCCTGGCCGGCGACGAGGCCCGACAGGAAGTGCCAGTACCGCACGTACAACGGGTCGTCGAGCCTGAGCTGCTGAGCGACCTGGTGGACCTGTTCCGGTGAGCAGCGCGGGCCGCAGGTGATCTGGGCGACGTTGCCGGGCGTGGCGTAGAAGACGACGTAGATGATCACGGAGAGGGCGAAGAGGGTGACCAGGGCGCCGAGGACGCGGCGCAGTACGAATCCGCCGAAGCCGCTCATGCCGCACCCCCTTCGGCCGCCTTCGCCTCCCGCTTCCGTCCCGTGCCGATGCGCAGCCGTGAGGCCGCGCGCGGGTCGAGGGCGGTGCGCACTCCGTCGCCGAGGACGGTCAGGGACAGCACGGTCACGAACAGCGCGCCCGCGGGCAGCAGCAGGTACTGCGGGGCCGCCTGGTACCAGACGTCGGCCGCGGTGAGCATCTGTCCCCAGGACGGCGTCGGCGGCTTCACGCCCACGCCGAGGAAGGACAGCGCCGCCTCGACGGTGATGTTCGTCGGGATGAGCAGCGCCGAGTACGTGATGACGGGGGCCGCGAGGCCGGGCAGCAGTTCGCGGCGTGCGATCCGGGCGGTGCCCCAGCCGCTGAGCCGTGCCGCGGAGACGTAGTCGAGCTGCTTGAGGGTGAGCGTCTGCGCGCGCACCATCTTGGCCAGCGTGCCCCAGCCGGAGACCAGCCCCACGACGAGGGCGACCAGGACGGGACGCGGGAAGCTCGTCGGCACGATGGCGAGCAGGGCCAGCGCGATGACCATCAGGGGCATGGAGACGAAGATGTCGGCGATCCGGGTGACGGCGAGGTCCACCCAGCGGTTGCCGAGTCCCGCGACGACGCCCAGCACGACGCCGAGCAGCACCTGCACCACCGTGGCGGCCAGCGCCACGCCCAGCGAGACCCGCGCGCCGTATGTCAGCCGGGCGAACAGATCGCGTCCGGTCTGCGGTTCGACGCCGAGCCAGTGCTCGGCGCTCATCCCTCCGAACGACCCGATGGGCACGCCTCCGCGCGCGGAGTCGATGAGCGAGGGGTGGTAGGTGGTCGGGTCCTGCCCCTCGATCGCGGTGAGCAGGGGTGCGGCCACCGCGATCAGGACGAGCAGCGCGACGACGACCGCCGCGACGAGGGCGGCGCGCTGCGTGCGCAGCCGCCGCCAGAACTGACGGGCCCCCGAGGCTCCCGGAGCGGGCGCTCCGGGAGCCTCGACGGCGAGAACTGCCTCACTCACGGCGCTACTTCACCGCGACCTGGGAGATGTCCAGCACACCGGTCCAGTCACTGATCACGATGTTCTTGACGTCCTCGCCGTACAGGCGCTTGTAGACGGGGTGGAACAGCGGGACGGTCAGGGCCTTCTCGCCGATCTTCTTGTCCAGTGCACCCCACCTCTTGGCGGCCTGGTCAAGATCCGTCAACTTGTTGATCGCGTCAATCTCGGCATTGACCGACTTGTCATTGAGCAGGCCCGTGTTGAAGTTCGCGCCGTCCTTGACGATCTGCCGGCCGTCGAAGATCGGGGCGAGGAACGGACCGCCGGAGGGCCAGTCGGCGCCCCAGTGGGCGAGGAAGAAGCCCGGCTCGGTCTTCACGTTGTGGATCTTGTCGGAGTAGTCGTTCTCCTCCAGGCCCTGCAGCTTGACCGTGATGCCGGCCTTCTTGAGCGCGTCCTGGATGGCGGTCGCGATCTCCGGGCTGGTCTCGAAGTCCTTGGCGTTGGAGTGGGTCAGCGTGATGGTGAGACCGTTCGCGTGCCCGGCCTCCTTCAGCAGCTCCTCGGCCTTCTGCGGGTCGCCGCCCTTGCCCGCCGGGAACAGGTCGTACGGCGTGTAGCCGAAGGACTTCTGGTCGGGCAGGAAGGTGGTCGCGGGCTCGGCGAGCGCGGAGCCGCCGGCGGCGTTGACCACGGACGACCGGTCGATGGCGTACGAGATCGCCTGCCGCACCCTGGGGTCGTCGAACGGCTTGATCGTCGGGTTGAACGCGATGTAGTTGGTGTAGCCGAAGTGCCCGGTGCCGACGCGGGCGGCGAGCTCCTTGTCGCCGCTGACCTTGGCCAGCTCGGCCGGGCCGAGGTTGGTGTCCGTGGTGACCGCGGCGGCGTCCGCCCCCTGGGACGCGGACAGCCGCTGGTTGATCACGGACGAGTCGAGCCCGGACCGTACGTCGATCTTGTCCGGGTAGGCCTTGCGCTCGGCGTCGGTCGAGGCGGACCAGTGCGTGTTGCGCTCCAGGGTCAGCCGCTCACCGTCGTTCTCGTTCTTCACGACCTTGTACGGCCCGGAGGAGACCGGGTGCTCCTCGTACTTGGTGCCCGTGTCCTTGCTCTTCGGGACGGGCGTGAACTGCGTCTGCGTGGCCAGGTACGGGAACTCGCCCTCGGGCTTGTTCAGATGGAAGACGATGGTCCGCTCGTCCGGCGTCTCGATCGCGTCGAGGCCCTTCTTGTCCTTGTACGGGCCTTGGTAGTCGGCGGCCCCGACCAGCCAGTCCCGCAGATAGGGGGCGCCGCCCGACAGCTCGGGGGCGAAGGAGCGCTCGATGCCGTACTTGATGTCGGCCGAGGTGATCGGGGTGCCGTCCTCGTACTTGAGGCCCTTCTTCAGGGTGTACGTCCACACCTTCGCGTCCTTGCTGGGGCGCCCGGTGTCGGTGGCGAGGTCGGGGACGACCTCGGTGCCGGCGGCGCCGTCCTCGCGGTTGCGGGTGGTGAGCGTACGGAAGACCAGGGACGGGACGTTGCCGCCGCCGGAGGTGTACAGCCGTGCCGGGTCGAAATCCTGCTGCGGATTGGCGTTCAGGACCGTGAGAGTGCCGCCCTTGTGGGGCGTGGTGTCGCCGCCGGCGCCCTTGGCATCGTTGTCCTTGGGCCCGCAGGCGGCGGCGCCCGCTGCCAGGACCAGGCTGACGGATGCCGCGGCCACGCGGCGCGCTGTGACGGACGGTTGGCGCATCGGATTGACGACCTCTCGATGATGTCTCGGATCGCGAGACGAAATGACGAAGGGTGAGACGAACGGGAACAGACGTCTGCCCGGCGCCGGGTCGTCGAAGAAGCCGTGACCGATGAAGCCGTGACCGGGTCACGGAGAGCAGGGGTTTTCGCGACGCGCGCCTGGAGCGGGCGTCAGCAACAGTGAATGTCGGCCACGCAGAGCGGGGTCACGCCGATGAGCGCCAGCTCGAAGGCGGCGCGAACGGAGGCGGGACGGGGGGACATGCGCAGAAATATGTACGACTTTTCTGCGCATGTCAACGCGCGGCGCTGGCCGGCCCCTGTGATGCCGGTCAATTCCCGGGGTAGGCCCAGGGGTTGGCACGGCAGCGGATGCCGTCGTGGTTGAGGAACTTGGTCTGCTGCTGCATGACCGGCGCGAGGTCGCCGTCCTTGTCGCAGGTGACGTGGTTGTAGCCGAGACGGTGTCCGACCTCGTGGTTGATCAGCATCTGCCGGTAGGCGTGGATCTTGTCGCCGTATGTCG of the Streptomyces koelreuteriae genome contains:
- a CDS encoding ABC transporter permease, giving the protein MSGFGGFVLRRVLGALVTLFALSVIIYVVFYATPGNVAQITCGPRCSPEQVHQVAQQLRLDDPLYVRYWHFLSGLVAGQDFSTGTSVQHCPAPCLGLSYQSDQPVTDLILAKLPVTGSLALGAMVLWLIIGIGTGVLSVWRRGRLTERLLTGLTLVGTATPVFVIGLILMIVVCGQLQLLPFPQYVAFTDDPEQWAWNLLLPWLSLALIESATYARLTRAAMLETLAEDHVRTFRAYGIGERSIIGRHALRGAVAPLIAVNANNLGVLFGGAVLTETLFGLPGIGQALVGAVKVVDLPVVVGMVLVTGFFVVLAGAVADVLYAVADRRVVLT
- a CDS encoding ABC transporter permease: MSEAVLAVEAPGAPAPGASGARQFWRRLRTQRAALVAAVVVALLVLIAVAAPLLTAIEGQDPTTYHPSLIDSARGGVPIGSFGGMSAEHWLGVEPQTGRDLFARLTYGARVSLGVALAATVVQVLLGVVLGVVAGLGNRWVDLAVTRIADIFVSMPLMVIALALLAIVPTSFPRPVLVALVVGLVSGWGTLAKMVRAQTLTLKQLDYVSAARLSGWGTARIARRELLPGLAAPVITYSALLIPTNITVEAALSFLGVGVKPPTPSWGQMLTAADVWYQAAPQYLLLPAGALFVTVLSLTVLGDGVRTALDPRAASRLRIGTGRKREAKAAEGGAA
- a CDS encoding ABC transporter substrate-binding protein, giving the protein MRQPSVTARRVAAASVSLVLAAGAAACGPKDNDAKGAGGDTTPHKGGTLTVLNANPQQDFDPARLYTSGGGNVPSLVFRTLTTRNREDGAAGTEVVPDLATDTGRPSKDAKVWTYTLKKGLKYEDGTPITSADIKYGIERSFAPELSGGAPYLRDWLVGAADYQGPYKDKKGLDAIETPDERTIVFHLNKPEGEFPYLATQTQFTPVPKSKDTGTKYEEHPVSSGPYKVVKNENDGERLTLERNTHWSASTDAERKAYPDKIDVRSGLDSSVINQRLSASQGADAAAVTTDTNLGPAELAKVSGDKELAARVGTGHFGYTNYIAFNPTIKPFDDPRVRQAISYAIDRSSVVNAAGGSALAEPATTFLPDQKSFGYTPYDLFPAGKGGDPQKAEELLKEAGHANGLTITLTHSNAKDFETSPEIATAIQDALKKAGITVKLQGLEENDYSDKIHNVKTEPGFFLAHWGADWPSGGPFLAPIFDGRQIVKDGANFNTGLLNDKSVNAEIDAINKLTDLDQAAKRWGALDKKIGEKALTVPLFHPVYKRLYGEDVKNIVISDWTGVLDISQVAVK
- a CDS encoding Ms4533A family Cys-rich leader peptide, yielding MSPRPASVRAAFELALIGVTPLCVADIHCC